The Choloepus didactylus isolate mChoDid1 chromosome 7, mChoDid1.pri, whole genome shotgun sequence genome segment GATTTACACCGATTAACACcccctttatatattttttacaaaaatacactgagaaaataatcaaacgttttcatctctcttgtctttttttttgttttttaaaagtgtcaaaagtctacatttaaatataaaaaattaaaagttaaaactcTAGCCCTTCAGTGAAGGAGACATAAAATGGCGTGGGTAACaactactacaaaaaaaaaaaaaaaaaaaaaagaaagaaagaaagaaaaaaaagaaaagaaagaaaaaggaaaagagagggaaggaataaaggaaataaaagagaccgaaagtaaaagaaaagaaaaaaaaaagggacaaaataagaaataaaatgtttggcCAGTATAAATACGTCCACATATAAAATGGCATCTGATTAcatttacaaggaaaaaaatacgaGGATGGAGCATcggtgagggaaaaaaaacacatcttcTCATTTACACCTATAAggaataaacacatacatactgAGAAAAAATTTGGTcctgaattgtttttttaaagtccagCACAGATTTGAGTTGCGTTTGAATCCTTTAAAGagttaagaatgaaaaaaagctGGTGATAATTTTGTTGTAGGAATCAAACATAGCGCCATCTATCTGCTTTTTATATTATCCtacactattttaaaaactgcTCAACAGTCTTATACAGAAATCTTTAAAAGATAGACAGGATAACATGCTATATTAACCCCACCAGTGAAATAATCCAACACCATCACGATTCcgattaagagaagaaaaaaaccttttttttttttttttccccgaaACCACTcgccctccactgcccctgcACCACATCAAACAGTCCCCTCTCCTCCTCGCCTCCGGCTCTGAGAAGTTTCATCTCACTGATTTCGCGTATACATATAAGGCGGAGGCCGAGAAAACGCCGCCACCTTCTCTTGAACGTGCAAATCCATTTCAGTTTTATTATCAGCCCCCCTTCCAGTTCGTGTCCTTCTCTGCCCCCGCCCCTCGCCCTCGCTGGCGTGGCTTCCAACTAGGTTCTCAGTTCATTTCCTAACGCGGGTCACTCTTGCCTCCTCCCCCCTCAACATCTCCTCCTGCTGCagaggcaagaagaaaaaaaaataaaaaaaaataataaggaaaaaaaaaaatccatcaacaACTGGGAATTCGCCGACGTAGAGTGTCTCAGTCCAGGCGCCGGAGACTGTGCGACCCCCAAAACATCTGCCGTCGGCCAAAGAATTCTTCGCCCAGACCTTCTCTCTTCTTCAGGAAAAACGGGGTGGGGGTGTAAAAACAAAACCCCCAAAGGCGCGCTGGATTTTTCCCTCCTCTCACgaccaacaaaataaaataaaatgaaacggAACAGAAACACCAAGGGGATGACTTAAAGGGGCGAGATTCCTTCAGTCTCTAGCAAACTAACTCGGTTTCTTGTTGCGGGGTGCAGACAAGTCCGGAAGCTCACTGgaaggaggtgtgtgtgtgggggggtctcTTCAAGCAAAGGGGAGGAAACTCGAAGTCGCTTTTTTGCCATCAACAACAACATCAATTAACAACAAAAGGTCGCCCCTGTCTACCCTCCGCCTCCTCCGCGTCCCTCCAGCTGGGCCGAATCCGTCCCGGCCCGGGGCGGTGGGGGATGGGAGCGCACGTCCAAAAAACGCCGCGGCGCCGTCTTCCGACGGGACGCGGCCGAAGCCCGCCCCTGCtctcttgtttttcctttccttttttttttttttttctccccttctctcttccaactctaaaatctttttttttttttttccttttttttcctctcttgcccCCCAAGCCCTTCTTCTTGCCCGCGCGCCCTTCAGTAGGTGAAGACCAGGTTGGAGATGCTGGACTCCAGCCAGTCTCCAGAGATCATCTCGCTCACCTCGGGCGTGCAGTAGTCCGGGAACTCGAAGTGCGAGCCGGAGCCGGGTTCCAAGTTAAAGTCCAGGTCCCGGTCCAGCGCCGAGGAGGAGCTGAAACTGCCCAGGGACATGCTCTCAAAGTTTGAGCTGGGGTTCAGGTCGAGCAGATCATCTTCGAACTCGTCGTCGGACGACGAGGAGCCCgaggaagaggaggagcaggagTGGGACGAGGCCGAGGAGGACGCGTGCGAGGGCGCGCTGGACGGCGCGGGCGAGGCGGCGCGCAGGCTGGCATAGCTGCGGTGGTCTGCGGGCGAGCGGCTGGCGGCCGGCGACGAGGCGGCACTGCTGCGGCCACTCAGGCTCCGCCCGTCGGGCGAGCAGCCCGCGCCCCCCTCCTCGTACAAGCCGAGGGGGTCGCTGGGGTCGGCGCTGGTGCCCACGCCGCCCACCGGCGACGCCGAAGCGCCCAGGCCGCCGAACAGGTAAACGCGCTTCACCTTCTTCTCGGTCAGGTGCTTGCCGGTGGTCGCGAGCGCGGCGGCCGTGACCGAGGCCGCCGTGGAGGCCGAAGCCGAGGTGCTGGGAGTCCGCGCCTTGTACAGCGAGTGGTGGTCGGCAGCTGCGGCGCCCAGGGGCAGCAGAGTGGCTGCCCCTGCCTGCTCCGCTGCGAAAGAAGAGGCGGCGGCGGTGGTGGCCGCAGCtttcccgccgccgccgccgccgcccgccagGATCAGCTTGGCGTGCGGTTTGCTGACCCCGCCGCCCGCCACTTTGGAGCCACAGCTCTTTTTCAGCGCGGGTTTGGAGTTGGCGCCGCCGGCGCTCGCGCCGCCGCCTCCTCCCCCCGCGTTACTGCTCCCACCACCGCCGCCCCCATGGCCGCCCCCGCCGCTGCCACCGACCTTGTCGCCCTTCTCCCCCGGcttggcggcggcggcggccgaggAGCCGGAGCTGGCGTTGCCGGACTTCACCTTCTTCCTGGGTCGGTACTTGTAGTCGGGGTAGTCAGCCATGTGCTTGAGACGCAGCCTCTCCGCCTCCCGAATGAAAGGGATCTTGTCGCTGTCTTTGAGCAGTTTCCAGCGTTTGCCCAGCCGCTTGGAGATCTCGGCGTTGTGCATGTCGGGCGACTGCTCCATGATCTTGCGCCGTTCGATCTGCGACCACACCATGAACGCGTTCATGGGCCGCTTGATGTGCCCGCTTGGCGTCTTGCACCAGCTCGGGTCGTCGGCCTTGCCGCCCGTGGAGGCGGTGGAGCCGGGCGTGGGGGAGGAGGCGATGCCCAGCTCGAGGCCGGCGCCCGAGTCCGAGCTCTCGCCGGCCAGCAGCGCTTCCGTGTTCTCGGCGTTGTTGGTTTGCTGCACCAT includes the following:
- the SOX4 gene encoding transcription factor SOX-4; the encoded protein is MVQQTNNAENTEALLAGESSDSGAGLELGIASSPTPGSTASTGGKADDPSWCKTPSGHIKRPMNAFMVWSQIERRKIMEQSPDMHNAEISKRLGKRWKLLKDSDKIPFIREAERLRLKHMADYPDYKYRPRKKVKSGNASSGSSAAAAAKPGEKGDKVGGSGGGGHGGGGGGSSNAGGGGGGASAGGANSKPALKKSCGSKVAGGGVSKPHAKLILAGGGGGGGKAAATTAAASSFAAEQAGAATLLPLGAAAADHHSLYKARTPSTSASASTAASVTAAALATTGKHLTEKKVKRVYLFGGLGASASPVGGVGTSADPSDPLGLYEEGGAGCSPDGRSLSGRSSAASSPAASRSPADHRSYASLRAASPAPSSAPSHASSSASSHSCSSSSSGSSSSDDEFEDDLLDLNPSSNFESMSLGSFSSSSALDRDLDFNLEPGSGSHFEFPDYCTPEVSEMISGDWLESSISNLVFTY